Below is a genomic region from Lineus longissimus chromosome 4, tnLinLong1.2, whole genome shotgun sequence.
ACCAGTTGCCATCATCTGCCCACAGATATTTTTCACTTCTCAAAACTTGATATCCATCATGAACGCAGAACGAAATCTTTGCAGCCGGACCCCCTCATTTCTGAAATCACACCATTGGAGTTTTGGGTTTAGGTTGCACCCCCTTTCCAAATGTCCAGGTGTGCCAATTTATGATTATCATTATGTAGGCCTAGTCTATGTTACGAATTCTATGGAGTAATACCAATAATATACATGAATACACACAACAACCTAGGCCTACATGAGTGGATACTTTATAGGTCTACATCAGTATAGCAGCATAGATAGACAGTTCATCATGACATGTTGATGTTATGCATGTATGTGATACTCATACTGACAGTAGTGACAGGCCCTGTACACAGAGACATGTACAGCAGGAGATTTGAGCCAGTCCTGGCCTGTCCTATTTGAGTATTTCCATAACTCTCCCTACTAGGGCCAGCCCTATTTCAGTTACATAAACGTACAAGACTCACCTTTCGATTGTAAATCACTGGCAGCCAAAAGTTCTGACACACTGGTCGTCCCAGCCATTTACGTACTGTTCACAACCATGATAGTTtatgtgtatacaatgtatactgcTAGCAAAATCAGTTCTCTTCCGGGACTTGCCATTTGTTGACGTCACCGGGGCAACTTGACCCATGCTGCCGTCTCGTGACGGTTAGTATAACTGAAATCTTCGTGCCGCGCGTTTGAATTACACTCCCGAGACAGTGGCAATTTCCCGGAAATGAGCATCATGAACTTTTGCTCACCAGATTCAGTTGATACCGCAGGTTGAGGTTGTTCAGAGCGGTTATTGTGGTTTGCAGCAGTTTAAAAGGTGCTATACTTAAGATTGTGCCCATATCAAAATGGTCCTGCCATTtcactttttcatcaaaagGGTTACAACTCTGCTTAAAAACACATTTATCGGGTACGAGCTGGTTTTGCATGCAGTTGCCCCCCTCCATTGCATGCACCTCCcccataaatatatatataggcTGAGGATGACGAGATGGACTACCCAGCAAGTCTACATCATTGATGCTTGAGCGTTCTCTGAAATCTGGTGATAAGTTGAAATCATAATGCGCGCCTGCGAGATTAATCAGGCATATTTCTCTCAACCTGAATAAAACTGAGCATGCGCAATACTTTGGATAAGGCCTAGTTAGATTAGCATTGTCCCTATTCAATACTAGGCCTATTGTATAGCAACATAAACACAGCTCTCAACCACTAGCTGGTTAGCCTCGGAAATATACGAGTGACACTCGGTCGTCTCCGGCGGAGAGAAGTCTGACGTGTATACCGGCGTCCTTAGAGACCCTTGACAACTAGACAAGAAGCACAGTAGTTCGCAGTGTTGTAAATACACCACCGTTTTCTGAAGACTGTGACCTGAATTCCACCATAGGTGCTGACAGGGACAATCGTGAAAGAGGAAAATAAACAAGGGAAAGAGACACACGGGAAACTATAGAACAAAATGGGTTGCAAAAATAGTAAGTCAGTCTCCACTGTCCCAACGACAGTTAAAGTCAAACCGGCTTCCGGAAAAGGACGAATTCAGCCTATGGACTTAGACTCGAAGCCATCAGAGTTAAAAGCAACGGACGCGTTCATTACACAGGATAAAACATTGCCTAAAAACGATTCTAGTGATTCTTTGGGAAGTTTAGGTGACGGTGGGGTTGGTGGTGACTCGAGGCAGGGATCCGCAGGGTCCAAGTTCTCAAAACATAGTGACGATTCTGGTCTTGGAGaacatggtgatgatgatggagtgACGTATATTACAGAACTGTCAGATCCTGCTCTTGTACAACAAGTAGAAAGTGGATTCAAGGAGAAGGAACTGGACGGTAAGACCAATGTACATGCTGGTGTTCTTGTTTTGTGATGCTTGTTCTTGTTCGCGGTTGTTCTATATAGCTATGCATTCCAGTCTACAAAAGAGGCGATGACCAGGATGTCATCTCTAATTCACATAGAGGCACTATCTACATTCAATAATCGCGTGCAAAAGCCAGTACAAGGACAAAGTATTGAAGCCCCTCACTCTGAAGTTTTTACCGTATTGCTCGATGAGAGGTTCAAGGTTACCGAAACCCGGCAATGGCCTCAGATCACAACCGTGATATTCCCGCTTGACTTTCTCTCCAGGGACCTAAGATCCCTTTACACGGGGCCATGTCTCGCCATTGTCTTGTCCATTAACCAAGCGCGCCCTTCCTGGAGCGCTACTGTTTTCACGCTTGGAAGACGCACCATGCTAAGCCACAGGACCTAGTATACACAAGTTGTCGTCACTCCTGAGGATGCCCAGTCCATGATTGACTTTTTGACATGTGCATTGTATAAACTTATAGTCCAATAATTCCTTTGTTATTGGTGGGAGTGGCGGTTTATAGGCACATTTAAGCCAAATTGACAATCATTTTGTTCAGTTTTCCCTTGAAAAATCAGAGCTACACTGCGTTAGTCTCCATGAACGGAGCTAATTCACCGATGCATGATTAATTGAGTGTAATACTAGGGGCTCGAATCATTTCCCTAATTATGTATTCCTAATTTGTTGAAATCGATATATACCATAAAATATTCACGCGGACGCAAGCCGATCAAACATTACTTTGTGTTTATTGATACATTGACAATATTGGATTGATGAATTGGTAAGGGTGGAATTCATTATCATCAAATCGGTGATTAACCCTTTACAGTGATACACATGTACTTTGAAAGCTAAATGAAATTCCTGACTGGATATTCAATTATAAGATCACGttataagctgcgcttacaccacgaaatattggtggaccaattgcacttacaccaccacattgccgcgacaaattggttcggcaatccattgccgatacaaattgccgagcgaatttgtcccaccaagcttgatggtccaaattcgcccggcttgttatgTCACAGCAATCTGCAGAATAATCAGTAAGGGATTTTAGCTCTGATGTGGATGCGCACGCTGAAAACACGCGTGAAAACGTCATGACATGTATGAAATAACATCGAAGTCCCCCCCCCACAAAATCGTTCAAATTTTCCTATCCTATCATTCCAGATCTTTGGGTAACCGGAAAGGCGGTTCCTCGCCGTCTCAGCGCCAAGGACAAAGAACGACAAGAGGAACAGCGGATTCTAGCAACACTCCAAGAGGAAGGCCTCATCACTCGGCCCCAGACACGCGCAGGGAACGGCGTCTGCTTCGAGATTGTTGAAGAGAATAGTAATCGCCTGGCGCTTCGGCCGCCCCCGAGATTAGCCAAGCTtgagaagagaaagaagaagaagaagaagcttacCGAGTGGGATATCCAGGTCAAGCTGGAGAAGGCTGAAGAAAAGAGGAAGGTGAGTTGAGAGATCAAGACTTAGTTACACGATTCTGGTAAAGGTTAATTAAGGTCACAAAGGGGCAATTGGAAAGAAACGAAAATTTACTCCGGGACTGAAAACAGTACATGTAAAGGCATAAAAGCTAATGGTGCCTTGTGTGCCACATCACTTAACATAGGCTTTTGCTCATTTTGATGTTTATTTATCTTCATCCTTCAGCAACACGAAAAGGAAAAGCTAGAGCGCATTAGTCAGCTCGACAAATCTCAAGTTCAGTCGGCACTCGACAACTTCGTCGAGCACCAGAAGAAGTTGGGAGAAGAGCAACTCCAGAAAGTGGATGTCATGGCGgagaagaaagagaagaagcTTAGGGAACTTCAGGAGAAGCTCCGAGCCAAGGAAGCACACGCAGAAGAGGTCAGACGGCGGAAGAAACTGCGTGTGATGACTGTCATTGAAAGTCAAGGCGAGTACGACACGGAGAACCCGAATTTAGCAAATATGAAAATGGCGGAAGATGTCGCTGTGGCTGGAACCGGAAGTAAGCAGCAGACGACAGAAATGTCGCAACAGGATCAGGAATAATGAAGATGCGAATGAAGATGTACGAGTTATGTTGGGATTTATTTGTTCGAAGTCAGTCTCAGGAATTGCATGGTTGATGGATTCGTTTGATGTATACGTATGGCAAGACTGTTTTCGGCACTCTTTTAAAAGTGTCCGTTCTTAAATCAAACTGCTTAGGCCTATCTTACTAGTCGAGCATCATCtaggggcagtccatttcgtcatcctgatcgctTCGGGCGACAGAACGAAACTGGTCCACTGCGTTTGGAGTGTAATGCATACTTCGCGGGGGTACTTAGTATTTCATGGCATTCTGCAAACGGTTACCGACTCTGATACGGCTGGTGCCAACATGGCGCAAAGATAAAAATACAAACAGGGAGAAGACCAAACCAGATAACATGCTTAGGAAGCTCGAGGGGGTAGGTCAAAACAATATTGTTACATGATAATCATGAATATCAAGAATATTTATAGCATTTATTTATTCTTGTATTCATGTATTCAAAATACCACTATTTGGCGTCATTTTGCAAATAAACAGCATCGTACATACTGCTTTTCGCAGGGAAAaatctgaatataaattttaaaCCCGCTAATCAAGCTGTGATAAACAAACTTCTGTGGCGATGGATTTAATGTTTTTGCCAGCATTTCTGACGAACTCTTGACAGTTTTCTATTACTGTAATACTTGGCATATCTGTGATATATAATGAAGGGGTTAGGCACTCTGAGATATACTGCTGCACGGGGACACTCAACACACTTTAAAATTAAGATTCTGACACATGTACATAGTGATTATATCCACAATATGTTTCAATGTTTCATTGTTTCGATTGTTTCGATTCGTTTCGTCCTGTTACGGATTTTTCTGTTTCCGAAGTTCGCCTCAGAGATGTCTTTTCTCTGTTCCTTTGCGAAAATTAAAGGCCCTGGACCAAATGATGTCGTTTGTAAAAGGAACATATTTCTCCCTGTTTTGAGAATTTGGAACACCTTTTTGCTGGCCGTCATAAtctaaaaacaaacattttgctAATGCGTGTTGTCGCCTCACAAGTGTGAACAACTCTTGGGAGACATCGTGACCGATACCCTAATTGTTAGCGACACTTCAGCTTGAGGTCCAGGGTCCTACATTTCCAAGATTTCCTAGGTGTGTTGCAAACATGATTTTGAACAGTCCGATCAGGTATCCCGATGGACCGATCGTAGCCTCGCGCCGATCAGCCTACGTCAGCCGCGAATCCTCGGCAGGGGTATGCCCTGCGGATCTTCACCTACGCCTAACTCCTCAAAAGCAACAGTAAAATAGCTTGATCTACTATGTCCGGTGTGTGCAGAGAGCTGGCCCCAAGCATAGTGTAAATATAAGTGCAAGTAGGAACCGTGacaatattcaatgtaaataaAAATGAATTTTAGATAATATTGCTTTCGTTCGATTTTATTCAaaccatacatgtatcatattcgAGATGATTTAATTGTCGGTTGTTCGGTAAAGCTACGAGCTTGTAGTTAAAGATGGCATTGGAGTACCAGTAGCGACAAGaatagacaggtttcgcaatcaccatagctgcgcgtacaccacgaaatattggtggaccaattgcacgtacaccaccacattgccgcgacaaattggttcggcaatccattgccgatacaaattgccgggcgaatttgcccgggcttgttaaaagctcggctttgtcgtggtgtacgcgcgaatggatcggcaattagctagttagatggttcggcgacaggcggcgctttcgaagtggcgctttctgcttattgtttgcgcgccatctgttgccggattttataacttgtgtacgcgcttggtggattttcgatttTGCGgtattggttcgcgaaccaagattggtggtccattttcaggtggtgtacgtgcggcttcATAATGCGTTTTCCCCTTGCCGTAGTGCATTACATTTCCGCTTGTCAAATGTACGCGTAATTATTGGCCAGAGATTCGAGTCTTCAAATACCACATTCTACCTAACTGCAAAACTTAGAATAAGTGGCtgcatgcggaatcagaaagGCCGACCGTGTATTACTGTACGTGGAGACAGTGTAGTGTGTAAATCGAACTTTTCGAGAGTAATCCCACGCTCGGAGACCGAAAGACAAGAGACGAAGGCTGTG
It encodes:
- the LOC135486653 gene encoding stathmin domain-containing protein 1-like, with product MGCKNSKSVSTVPTTVKVKPASGKGRIQPMDLDSKPSELKATDAFITQDKTLPKNDSSDSLGSLGDGGVGGDSRQGSAGSKFSKHSDDSGLGEHGDDDGVTYITELSDPALVQQVESGFKEKELDDLWVTGKAVPRRLSAKDKERQEEQRILATLQEEGLITRPQTRAGNGVCFEIVEENSNRLALRPPPRLAKLEKRKKKKKKLTEWDIQVKLEKAEEKRKQHEKEKLERISQLDKSQVQSALDNFVEHQKKLGEEQLQKVDVMAEKKEKKLRELQEKLRAKEAHAEEVRRRKKLRVMTVIESQGEYDTENPNLANMKMAEDVAVAGTGSKQQTTEMSQQDQE